In Equus caballus isolate H_3958 breed thoroughbred chromosome 25, TB-T2T, whole genome shotgun sequence, one DNA window encodes the following:
- the FBXW5 gene encoding F-box/WD repeat-containing protein 5 isoform X4, whose translation MVPCVEVQTLREHTDQVLHLSFSHSGYQFASCSKDCTVKIWNNDLTISLVHSADMRPYNWSYTQFSQFNRDDSLLLASGVFLGPHNSSSGEIAVISLDTFALLSRVRNKPYDVFGCWLTETSLISGNLHRIGDITSCSVLWLNNAFQDVESENVNVVKRLFKIQNLNASTIRTVMVADCSRFDSPDLLLDAGAPGMPPRRVFDLGSGGEDEVAGPAPAPVRGKEGLRRLLDGLLDGRAQSQLSERALETKVAELLAQGRTKPPERSTADARSKLLIFTTGCLTYSPHQIGIKQILPHQMTTAGPVLGEGRGSDAFFDALDHVIDVHGHIIGMGLSPDNRYLYVNSRAWPSGSVVADPMQPPPIAEEIDLLVFDLKTMQEVKRALRAHRAYTPNDECFFIFLDVSRDFVASGAEDRHGYIWDRHYNICLAKLQHQDVVNSVVFSPQEQELLLTASDDATIKAWRSPRTVRVHQAPRPRPSPFFSWFASQRR comes from the exons ATGGTGCCCTGCGTGGAGGTGCAGACGCTCAGGGAGCACACCGACCAGGTCCTGCACCTCAGCTTCTCCCACTCGGGTTACCAGTTCGCTTCCTGCTCCAAGGACTGCACCGTGAAG ATCTGGAACAATGACCTGACCATCTCACTGGTGCACAGTGCGGACATGCGGCCCTACAATTGGAGCTACACCCAATTCTCCCAGTTCAACCGGGATGACTCACTGCTGCTGGCCTCAGGGGTGTTCCTGGGGCCTCACAACTCCTCCTCGGGAGAGATAGCCGTCATTAGTCTAG ACACCTTCGCCCTGCTGTCCCGCGTTCGCAACAAGCCCTACGACGTGTTTGGCTGCTGGCTCACGGAGACCAGCTTGATCTCGGGGAACCTGCACCGAATTGGAGACATCACCTCCTGCTCGGTGCTCTGGCTCAACAACGCTTTCCAG GATGTGGAGTCCGAGAACGTCAACGTGGTGAAGCGGCTTTTCAAGATCCAGAACCTCAACGCCAGCACTATCCGCACCGTGATGGTGGCCGACTGCAGCCGCTTCGACAGCCCTGACCTCCTGCTGGACGCTGGCGCCCCGGGCATGCCCCCCCGCCGCGTCTTTGACCTGGGCAGCGGGGGTGAGGATGAGGTGGCCGGCCCGGCCCCAGCCCCGGTGCGCGGCAAGGAGGGCTTGCGGCGCCTGCTGGATGGCCTCCTAGACGGGCGGGCGCAGTCCCAGCTGTCTGAGCGTGCGCTGGAGACCAAGGTGGCAGAGCTGCTGGCCCAGGGCCGCACCAAGCCCCCAGAGCGCAGCACAGCCGACGCCCGGAGCAAGCTCCTCATCTTCACCACCGGCTGCCTCACCTACTCTCCACACCAGATCG GCATCAAGCAGATCCTGCCGCACCAGATGACTACGGCCGGGCCTGTCCTGGGCGAGGGCCGGGGCTCAGATGCCTTCTTCGATGCCCTGGACCACGTCATCGATGTGCACGGACACATCATCGGCATGGGCCTGTCCCCCGACAACAG GTACCTGTACGTCAACAGCCGTGCCTGGCCCAGCGGCTCAGTGGTGGCCGACCCCATGCAGCCGCCGCCCATCGCAGAGGAGATAGACCTGTTGGTGTTCGACCTCAAGACCATGCAGGAGGTAAAGCGGGCCCTGCGTGCCCACCGTGCCTACACGCCCAACGACGAGTGCTTCTTCATTTTCCTGGATGTCAGCAGGGACTTCGTGGCCAG TGGGGCCGAGGACCGGCACGGCTACATCTGGGACCGCCACTACAACATCTGCTTGGCCAAGCTGCAGCATCAGGACGTGGTCAACTCAGTGGTCTTCAGTCCCCAGGAGCAGGAGCTCCTGCTGACAGCCAGTGATGATGCCACCATCAAAGCCTGGCGCTCACCGCGCACTGTGCGTGTCCACCAGGCCCCGCGCCCACGCCCGAGTCCTTTCTTCTCCTGGTTTGCCAGTCAGAGGCGCTGA
- the FBXW5 gene encoding F-box/WD repeat-containing protein 5 isoform X2 — MAAAPAGRQGRCSGRARARAGAQKSTAQAGGPEAQAQRQPTRAAGRLAFRGYRCLGARVVGLAGSIIETRRPERKRVRGPRPGRGAGSAAGRRRPCLVYQIFLSLGPADVLAAGLVCRQWQAVSRDEFLWREQFYRYYQVARDVPRHPAATSWYEEFRRLYDMVPCVEVQTLREHTDQVLHLSFSHSGYQFASCSKDCTVKIWNNDLTISLVHSADMRPYNWSYTQFSQFNRDDSLLLASGVFLGPHNSSSGEIAVISLDTFALLSRVRNKPYDVFGCWLTETSLISGNLHRIGDITSCSVLWLNNAFQDVESENVNVVKRLFKIQNLNASTIRTVMVADCSRFDSPDLLLDAGAPGMPPRRVFDLGSGGEDEVAGPAPAPVRGKEGLRRLLDGLLDGRAQSQLSERALETKVAELLAQGRTKPPERSTADARSKLLIFTTGCLTYSPHQIGIKQILPHQMTTAGPVLGEGRGSDAFFDALDHVIDVHGHIIGMGLSPDNRYLYVNSRAWPSGSVVADPMQPPPIAEEIDLLVFDLKTMQEVKRALRAHRAYTPNDECFFIFLDVSRDFVASGAEDRHGYIWDRHYNICLAKLQHQDVVNSVVFSPQEQELLLTASDDATIKAWRSPRTVRVHQAPRPRPSPFFSWFASQRR, encoded by the exons ATGGCCGCCGCCCCTGCTGGCCGCCAGGGGCGCTGTTCCGGCCGAGCCCGAGCGCGCGCAGGCGCACAAAAAAGCACCGCCCAGGCCGGGGGACCTGAAGCGCAGGCGCAGAGACAGCCGACGCGGGCTGCCGGGCGCTTGGCCTTCCGCGGCTATCGATGCCTCGGGGCTCGTGTCGTCGGCCTGGCGGGCTCCATCATAGAGACGCGGCGGCCGGAGCGGAAGCGGGTCCGCGGGCCGAGGCCGGGCCGGGGCGCGGGCAGCGCAGCCGGGCGGAGGCGGCCGTG CCTGGTCTACCAGATCTTCCTGAGCTTGGGCCCTGCCGACGTCTTGGCCGCTGGGCTGGTGTGCCGCCAGTGGCAGGCTGTGTCCCGGGACGAGTTCCTGTGGAGGGAGCAGTTCTACCGCTACTACCAGGTGGCCCGCGACGTGCCCCGACACCCAG CGGCCACGTCCTGGTACGAGGAGTTCCGGCGGCTCTATGACATGGTGCCCTGCGTGGAGGTGCAGACGCTCAGGGAGCACACCGACCAGGTCCTGCACCTCAGCTTCTCCCACTCGGGTTACCAGTTCGCTTCCTGCTCCAAGGACTGCACCGTGAAG ATCTGGAACAATGACCTGACCATCTCACTGGTGCACAGTGCGGACATGCGGCCCTACAATTGGAGCTACACCCAATTCTCCCAGTTCAACCGGGATGACTCACTGCTGCTGGCCTCAGGGGTGTTCCTGGGGCCTCACAACTCCTCCTCGGGAGAGATAGCCGTCATTAGTCTAG ACACCTTCGCCCTGCTGTCCCGCGTTCGCAACAAGCCCTACGACGTGTTTGGCTGCTGGCTCACGGAGACCAGCTTGATCTCGGGGAACCTGCACCGAATTGGAGACATCACCTCCTGCTCGGTGCTCTGGCTCAACAACGCTTTCCAG GATGTGGAGTCCGAGAACGTCAACGTGGTGAAGCGGCTTTTCAAGATCCAGAACCTCAACGCCAGCACTATCCGCACCGTGATGGTGGCCGACTGCAGCCGCTTCGACAGCCCTGACCTCCTGCTGGACGCTGGCGCCCCGGGCATGCCCCCCCGCCGCGTCTTTGACCTGGGCAGCGGGGGTGAGGATGAGGTGGCCGGCCCGGCCCCAGCCCCGGTGCGCGGCAAGGAGGGCTTGCGGCGCCTGCTGGATGGCCTCCTAGACGGGCGGGCGCAGTCCCAGCTGTCTGAGCGTGCGCTGGAGACCAAGGTGGCAGAGCTGCTGGCCCAGGGCCGCACCAAGCCCCCAGAGCGCAGCACAGCCGACGCCCGGAGCAAGCTCCTCATCTTCACCACCGGCTGCCTCACCTACTCTCCACACCAGATCG GCATCAAGCAGATCCTGCCGCACCAGATGACTACGGCCGGGCCTGTCCTGGGCGAGGGCCGGGGCTCAGATGCCTTCTTCGATGCCCTGGACCACGTCATCGATGTGCACGGACACATCATCGGCATGGGCCTGTCCCCCGACAACAG GTACCTGTACGTCAACAGCCGTGCCTGGCCCAGCGGCTCAGTGGTGGCCGACCCCATGCAGCCGCCGCCCATCGCAGAGGAGATAGACCTGTTGGTGTTCGACCTCAAGACCATGCAGGAGGTAAAGCGGGCCCTGCGTGCCCACCGTGCCTACACGCCCAACGACGAGTGCTTCTTCATTTTCCTGGATGTCAGCAGGGACTTCGTGGCCAG TGGGGCCGAGGACCGGCACGGCTACATCTGGGACCGCCACTACAACATCTGCTTGGCCAAGCTGCAGCATCAGGACGTGGTCAACTCAGTGGTCTTCAGTCCCCAGGAGCAGGAGCTCCTGCTGACAGCCAGTGATGATGCCACCATCAAAGCCTGGCGCTCACCGCGCACTGTGCGTGTCCACCAGGCCCCGCGCCCACGCCCGAGTCCTTTCTTCTCCTGGTTTGCCAGTCAGAGGCGCTGA
- the FBXW5 gene encoding F-box/WD repeat-containing protein 5 isoform X1 — translation MLTAPKPWGGKVRVTRARGGHRPFVSWSPSGHQPWHPVVSLCPRTCPPRPGPLWDEGLRSPGSAQHSTSGWTRTGVLRGPPGQNVTMDEAGTPLLPDSLVYQIFLSLGPADVLAAGLVCRQWQAVSRDEFLWREQFYRYYQVARDVPRHPAATSWYEEFRRLYDMVPCVEVQTLREHTDQVLHLSFSHSGYQFASCSKDCTVKIWNNDLTISLVHSADMRPYNWSYTQFSQFNRDDSLLLASGVFLGPHNSSSGEIAVISLDTFALLSRVRNKPYDVFGCWLTETSLISGNLHRIGDITSCSVLWLNNAFQDVESENVNVVKRLFKIQNLNASTIRTVMVADCSRFDSPDLLLDAGAPGMPPRRVFDLGSGGEDEVAGPAPAPVRGKEGLRRLLDGLLDGRAQSQLSERALETKVAELLAQGRTKPPERSTADARSKLLIFTTGCLTYSPHQIGIKQILPHQMTTAGPVLGEGRGSDAFFDALDHVIDVHGHIIGMGLSPDNRYLYVNSRAWPSGSVVADPMQPPPIAEEIDLLVFDLKTMQEVKRALRAHRAYTPNDECFFIFLDVSRDFVASGAEDRHGYIWDRHYNICLAKLQHQDVVNSVVFSPQEQELLLTASDDATIKAWRSPRTVRVHQAPRPRPSPFFSWFASQRR, via the exons ATGCTGACAGCTCCGAAGCCTTGGGGCGGCAAGGTCAGAGTGACACGAGCGCGCGGGGGTCACCGGCCCTTCGTTTCTTGGTCTCCGAGCGGTCACCAGCCCTGGCACCCAGTTGTCTCCCTATGCCCGCGAACCTGTCCCCCAAGGCCAGGACCCCTTTGGGATGAGGGTCTGAGGTCCCCAGGGTCCGCGCAACACTCTACTTCAGGCTGGACCAGGACCGGGGTGCTGAGAG GGCCGCCTGGGCAGAATGTCACGATGGACGAGGCGGGCACGCCCCTGCTCCCTGACAGCCTGGTCTACCAGATCTTCCTGAGCTTGGGCCCTGCCGACGTCTTGGCCGCTGGGCTGGTGTGCCGCCAGTGGCAGGCTGTGTCCCGGGACGAGTTCCTGTGGAGGGAGCAGTTCTACCGCTACTACCAGGTGGCCCGCGACGTGCCCCGACACCCAG CGGCCACGTCCTGGTACGAGGAGTTCCGGCGGCTCTATGACATGGTGCCCTGCGTGGAGGTGCAGACGCTCAGGGAGCACACCGACCAGGTCCTGCACCTCAGCTTCTCCCACTCGGGTTACCAGTTCGCTTCCTGCTCCAAGGACTGCACCGTGAAG ATCTGGAACAATGACCTGACCATCTCACTGGTGCACAGTGCGGACATGCGGCCCTACAATTGGAGCTACACCCAATTCTCCCAGTTCAACCGGGATGACTCACTGCTGCTGGCCTCAGGGGTGTTCCTGGGGCCTCACAACTCCTCCTCGGGAGAGATAGCCGTCATTAGTCTAG ACACCTTCGCCCTGCTGTCCCGCGTTCGCAACAAGCCCTACGACGTGTTTGGCTGCTGGCTCACGGAGACCAGCTTGATCTCGGGGAACCTGCACCGAATTGGAGACATCACCTCCTGCTCGGTGCTCTGGCTCAACAACGCTTTCCAG GATGTGGAGTCCGAGAACGTCAACGTGGTGAAGCGGCTTTTCAAGATCCAGAACCTCAACGCCAGCACTATCCGCACCGTGATGGTGGCCGACTGCAGCCGCTTCGACAGCCCTGACCTCCTGCTGGACGCTGGCGCCCCGGGCATGCCCCCCCGCCGCGTCTTTGACCTGGGCAGCGGGGGTGAGGATGAGGTGGCCGGCCCGGCCCCAGCCCCGGTGCGCGGCAAGGAGGGCTTGCGGCGCCTGCTGGATGGCCTCCTAGACGGGCGGGCGCAGTCCCAGCTGTCTGAGCGTGCGCTGGAGACCAAGGTGGCAGAGCTGCTGGCCCAGGGCCGCACCAAGCCCCCAGAGCGCAGCACAGCCGACGCCCGGAGCAAGCTCCTCATCTTCACCACCGGCTGCCTCACCTACTCTCCACACCAGATCG GCATCAAGCAGATCCTGCCGCACCAGATGACTACGGCCGGGCCTGTCCTGGGCGAGGGCCGGGGCTCAGATGCCTTCTTCGATGCCCTGGACCACGTCATCGATGTGCACGGACACATCATCGGCATGGGCCTGTCCCCCGACAACAG GTACCTGTACGTCAACAGCCGTGCCTGGCCCAGCGGCTCAGTGGTGGCCGACCCCATGCAGCCGCCGCCCATCGCAGAGGAGATAGACCTGTTGGTGTTCGACCTCAAGACCATGCAGGAGGTAAAGCGGGCCCTGCGTGCCCACCGTGCCTACACGCCCAACGACGAGTGCTTCTTCATTTTCCTGGATGTCAGCAGGGACTTCGTGGCCAG TGGGGCCGAGGACCGGCACGGCTACATCTGGGACCGCCACTACAACATCTGCTTGGCCAAGCTGCAGCATCAGGACGTGGTCAACTCAGTGGTCTTCAGTCCCCAGGAGCAGGAGCTCCTGCTGACAGCCAGTGATGATGCCACCATCAAAGCCTGGCGCTCACCGCGCACTGTGCGTGTCCACCAGGCCCCGCGCCCACGCCCGAGTCCTTTCTTCTCCTGGTTTGCCAGTCAGAGGCGCTGA
- the FBXW5 gene encoding F-box/WD repeat-containing protein 5 isoform X3: MDEAGTPLLPDSLVYQIFLSLGPADVLAAGLVCRQWQAVSRDEFLWREQFYRYYQVARDVPRHPAATSWYEEFRRLYDMVPCVEVQTLREHTDQVLHLSFSHSGYQFASCSKDCTVKIWNNDLTISLVHSADMRPYNWSYTQFSQFNRDDSLLLASGVFLGPHNSSSGEIAVISLDTFALLSRVRNKPYDVFGCWLTETSLISGNLHRIGDITSCSVLWLNNAFQDVESENVNVVKRLFKIQNLNASTIRTVMVADCSRFDSPDLLLDAGAPGMPPRRVFDLGSGGEDEVAGPAPAPVRGKEGLRRLLDGLLDGRAQSQLSERALETKVAELLAQGRTKPPERSTADARSKLLIFTTGCLTYSPHQIGIKQILPHQMTTAGPVLGEGRGSDAFFDALDHVIDVHGHIIGMGLSPDNRYLYVNSRAWPSGSVVADPMQPPPIAEEIDLLVFDLKTMQEVKRALRAHRAYTPNDECFFIFLDVSRDFVASGAEDRHGYIWDRHYNICLAKLQHQDVVNSVVFSPQEQELLLTASDDATIKAWRSPRTVRVHQAPRPRPSPFFSWFASQRR, encoded by the exons ATGGACGAGGCGGGCACGCCCCTGCTCCCTGACAGCCTGGTCTACCAGATCTTCCTGAGCTTGGGCCCTGCCGACGTCTTGGCCGCTGGGCTGGTGTGCCGCCAGTGGCAGGCTGTGTCCCGGGACGAGTTCCTGTGGAGGGAGCAGTTCTACCGCTACTACCAGGTGGCCCGCGACGTGCCCCGACACCCAG CGGCCACGTCCTGGTACGAGGAGTTCCGGCGGCTCTATGACATGGTGCCCTGCGTGGAGGTGCAGACGCTCAGGGAGCACACCGACCAGGTCCTGCACCTCAGCTTCTCCCACTCGGGTTACCAGTTCGCTTCCTGCTCCAAGGACTGCACCGTGAAG ATCTGGAACAATGACCTGACCATCTCACTGGTGCACAGTGCGGACATGCGGCCCTACAATTGGAGCTACACCCAATTCTCCCAGTTCAACCGGGATGACTCACTGCTGCTGGCCTCAGGGGTGTTCCTGGGGCCTCACAACTCCTCCTCGGGAGAGATAGCCGTCATTAGTCTAG ACACCTTCGCCCTGCTGTCCCGCGTTCGCAACAAGCCCTACGACGTGTTTGGCTGCTGGCTCACGGAGACCAGCTTGATCTCGGGGAACCTGCACCGAATTGGAGACATCACCTCCTGCTCGGTGCTCTGGCTCAACAACGCTTTCCAG GATGTGGAGTCCGAGAACGTCAACGTGGTGAAGCGGCTTTTCAAGATCCAGAACCTCAACGCCAGCACTATCCGCACCGTGATGGTGGCCGACTGCAGCCGCTTCGACAGCCCTGACCTCCTGCTGGACGCTGGCGCCCCGGGCATGCCCCCCCGCCGCGTCTTTGACCTGGGCAGCGGGGGTGAGGATGAGGTGGCCGGCCCGGCCCCAGCCCCGGTGCGCGGCAAGGAGGGCTTGCGGCGCCTGCTGGATGGCCTCCTAGACGGGCGGGCGCAGTCCCAGCTGTCTGAGCGTGCGCTGGAGACCAAGGTGGCAGAGCTGCTGGCCCAGGGCCGCACCAAGCCCCCAGAGCGCAGCACAGCCGACGCCCGGAGCAAGCTCCTCATCTTCACCACCGGCTGCCTCACCTACTCTCCACACCAGATCG GCATCAAGCAGATCCTGCCGCACCAGATGACTACGGCCGGGCCTGTCCTGGGCGAGGGCCGGGGCTCAGATGCCTTCTTCGATGCCCTGGACCACGTCATCGATGTGCACGGACACATCATCGGCATGGGCCTGTCCCCCGACAACAG GTACCTGTACGTCAACAGCCGTGCCTGGCCCAGCGGCTCAGTGGTGGCCGACCCCATGCAGCCGCCGCCCATCGCAGAGGAGATAGACCTGTTGGTGTTCGACCTCAAGACCATGCAGGAGGTAAAGCGGGCCCTGCGTGCCCACCGTGCCTACACGCCCAACGACGAGTGCTTCTTCATTTTCCTGGATGTCAGCAGGGACTTCGTGGCCAG TGGGGCCGAGGACCGGCACGGCTACATCTGGGACCGCCACTACAACATCTGCTTGGCCAAGCTGCAGCATCAGGACGTGGTCAACTCAGTGGTCTTCAGTCCCCAGGAGCAGGAGCTCCTGCTGACAGCCAGTGATGATGCCACCATCAAAGCCTGGCGCTCACCGCGCACTGTGCGTGTCCACCAGGCCCCGCGCCCACGCCCGAGTCCTTTCTTCTCCTGGTTTGCCAGTCAGAGGCGCTGA